Proteins from a single region of candidate division KSB1 bacterium:
- a CDS encoding M1 family aminopeptidase, with translation MKVGSVILALVQLAIASAAVPDPQNLEQTVRQQMSIRDRFVRAAEAKRIEARTRLGVGQWDDFDVSYYRIELSVDFANRAISGSAQVGLRVLQDELSKIGLDFVTRRMQVDGVGMAATSFAIRGDSLYLELDRPYHRGDTLRVQIRYHGSPSAPDGFPVLFFGKVAGYPAVFSDNEPYYARCWFPCRDYPGDKADSVDLVVRVPKPLVVASNGLLRAVLDHGDGTWTYCWHESYPISTYLISMQVAAYRTIEDLYRSRDGDSVKVIHFVYPESYAAALQDLSATVRMMEFCAQAWGEYPFVREKYGHAQYQGAWGGMENQTLTSLASGLITGQRQADMVVLHELSHQWWGDWVSPADFGHVWLNEGFATFAEALWFEHLYGEEGYQIYKRLTMQSALNQREPIFRYPGSPVIVGVVYDKGACVLHMLRAMLGDSVFFEALRDYGARFAYGNATTEQFEEVCEQHAGIDLSWFFRQWIYEPGHPVLRWFWTSSPLGDDRYRVSGFVDQIQTEGPAAYRLPLEVRITTLEDTITTTLWLDQRNESFILEVQGEPTGVQLDPHGDLLIETQEINAPIFRLVDWRAQELIGDGNGDWDPGETLALSARVANEGVSAPEVVLRISTDREDIVAESAEARFAGLNHLDTLDTGDQVFRLRARGDAQPGLVLLRLEVSSGSAHQEFPIAVGLGKPQILFVDDDGGSRTEEYYRKALERRLVYVRSWEVERQGLPSEAIADYPIVIWSTGHASEGTLGREEQELLRAHLARGGGVLVAGDDIGYDLVRAGDQDDSLFYAQVLKAQLVMDTEPTRRLIGVPNDPIGNRLFVYFEGPFGSPEVAAPDAIQPIPPATGFLLYMGTSGLYAGIRWYDPTTGGRLVYLTFGLESVRGPYEDTAAELLQRCLNWLRNPTGVVLERAYTSPARFALYPNRPNPFNPGTTISFELERSERVEVAVFNLLGQKVRTLVQGRLDVGLHTLSWDGRDERGIDLPSGVYFVELRTDGGRVARTKAVKLR, from the coding sequence ATGAAGGTAGGTTCGGTGATTCTGGCCCTGGTCCAGCTGGCCATCGCCAGCGCGGCTGTGCCGGATCCGCAGAATTTGGAACAGACTGTGCGCCAGCAGATGTCGATTCGCGATCGCTTCGTGCGCGCCGCAGAGGCCAAGAGGATCGAAGCGCGGACACGGCTGGGAGTCGGGCAGTGGGACGATTTCGACGTCAGCTACTACCGAATCGAGCTAAGTGTCGACTTCGCCAACCGCGCAATTTCCGGCTCAGCCCAGGTGGGTCTGCGCGTCCTTCAGGACGAGCTGTCCAAGATTGGCCTCGACTTCGTAACGCGCAGGATGCAGGTGGACGGGGTGGGAATGGCGGCCACGAGCTTTGCTATCCGAGGCGACAGCCTTTACCTCGAGCTCGACCGGCCTTACCATAGGGGCGATACGCTACGGGTCCAGATCCGCTACCACGGTTCCCCCTCGGCTCCGGACGGTTTCCCCGTGCTCTTCTTCGGGAAAGTGGCGGGGTACCCTGCAGTGTTCAGCGATAATGAACCGTACTACGCACGTTGCTGGTTTCCCTGCCGGGACTATCCTGGAGACAAGGCCGATTCCGTGGACCTGGTGGTGCGAGTGCCGAAGCCGCTGGTGGTGGCCTCCAATGGCCTACTGCGCGCCGTTCTGGACCACGGAGACGGCACCTGGACCTATTGCTGGCACGAAAGCTACCCCATTAGCACCTACCTAATCTCAATGCAGGTAGCGGCCTACCGCACTATCGAGGACCTGTACCGTTCCCGGGATGGGGATAGCGTCAAGGTCATCCATTTCGTCTACCCGGAGTCTTACGCCGCTGCACTCCAGGACCTGTCGGCCACGGTGCGGATGATGGAGTTTTGCGCTCAGGCCTGGGGAGAGTATCCTTTTGTTCGCGAAAAGTACGGGCACGCCCAGTACCAGGGGGCCTGGGGCGGGATGGAGAACCAGACTTTGACCAGCCTCGCCTCCGGACTGATCACCGGCCAGCGACAGGCCGACATGGTCGTCCTGCACGAGCTGTCCCATCAGTGGTGGGGAGATTGGGTCTCGCCGGCGGACTTCGGGCACGTGTGGCTCAACGAGGGATTCGCCACCTTTGCGGAGGCACTGTGGTTTGAACACCTCTACGGAGAGGAGGGCTACCAGATCTACAAACGCCTCACGATGCAGTCGGCACTGAATCAGCGCGAGCCCATCTTCCGGTACCCCGGTTCGCCCGTGATTGTCGGTGTGGTCTACGACAAGGGCGCCTGCGTGCTGCACATGCTGAGGGCTATGTTGGGCGACTCGGTTTTCTTCGAGGCCCTGCGCGACTACGGCGCCCGCTTTGCCTACGGCAACGCGACCACGGAGCAGTTCGAGGAGGTGTGCGAGCAACACGCGGGCATCGATCTGAGCTGGTTCTTTCGCCAATGGATCTACGAGCCGGGCCACCCCGTTCTGCGCTGGTTCTGGACCAGCTCGCCGCTGGGGGACGACCGCTACCGCGTCTCCGGTTTTGTCGACCAGATCCAGACGGAGGGCCCCGCCGCCTATCGGCTGCCCCTGGAGGTCCGGATCACGACCCTGGAGGACACGATTACCACCACTCTGTGGCTGGATCAGAGGAATGAGAGTTTCATCCTGGAGGTGCAGGGGGAGCCGACGGGTGTGCAGCTGGATCCGCACGGCGATCTGCTGATCGAAACCCAGGAGATCAATGCACCCATCTTCCGCCTCGTGGACTGGAGAGCGCAGGAGCTCATCGGCGACGGAAACGGCGACTGGGACCCGGGCGAAACTCTGGCCCTTTCTGCGCGGGTGGCAAACGAGGGTGTTTCCGCGCCCGAGGTCGTGCTTCGTATCTCGACGGATCGGGAGGACATCGTTGCGGAGTCGGCGGAGGCTCGCTTTGCCGGCCTCAATCACTTGGACACCCTTGACACCGGTGATCAGGTCTTCCGCCTCCGCGCCCGGGGGGACGCTCAGCCGGGGCTGGTCCTCCTGCGGCTCGAGGTCTCGTCCGGGTCCGCCCACCAGGAATTTCCGATCGCGGTGGGCCTGGGGAAACCCCAGATCCTGTTCGTGGATGATGACGGCGGCTCCCGCACGGAAGAGTATTACCGTAAGGCCCTTGAAAGGCGGCTCGTCTACGTCCGCTCCTGGGAAGTGGAACGCCAGGGGCTGCCCTCGGAGGCGATTGCGGACTATCCCATCGTGATCTGGTCAACGGGACATGCCTCGGAGGGCACCTTGGGGCGGGAGGAACAGGAGCTTCTGCGCGCCCACCTGGCCAGAGGGGGCGGCGTTTTGGTGGCCGGCGACGACATCGGCTACGACCTCGTCCGGGCAGGAGACCAGGACGACTCGCTTTTCTACGCGCAGGTCCTCAAGGCGCAGCTGGTAATGGATACGGAACCCACCCGGCGGCTCATCGGTGTGCCGAACGATCCCATTGGCAATCGGCTTTTCGTGTACTTCGAGGGGCCGTTCGGAAGTCCGGAGGTAGCTGCGCCCGACGCCATCCAGCCCATTCCGCCCGCCACGGGCTTTCTGCTGTACATGGGAACGTCGGGTCTGTACGCAGGGATCCGATGGTACGATCCGACCACGGGCGGACGTCTTGTCTACCTGACCTTCGGGCTGGAGTCCGTGCGGGGTCCCTACGAGGACACGGCGGCCGAGCTCCTCCAGCGCTGCCTCAACTGGCTGCGCAATCCCACCGGTGTGGTCCTCGAACGGGCTTACACTTCGCCGGCCCGATTTGCCCTCTACCCGAATCGGCCCAATCCTTTCAACCCCGGAACGACAATTTCCTTCGAACTGGAGCGATCGGAACGGGTGGAGGTGGCCGTTTTCAACTTGCTCGGCCAGAAGGTGCGAACCCTGGTGCAGGGCAGACTCGATGTTGGTCTGCACACCCTCAGCTGGGACGGCAGGGACGAACGGGGGATCGACCTTCCCTCGGGCGTCTACTTCGTGGAATTGCGGACGGACGGAGGTCGTGTGGCCCGTACAAAGGCCGTGAAGCTGCGCTGA
- a CDS encoding S9 family peptidase yields the protein MRTRVLNLVALFLCAVGVQAASKRPFTIEDLYRIKNVADPQISPDGRYIAFVVTEYQLHEGKSNSDIWLMASDGTGLRRLTHSEEADWHPRWSPDGKTLLFLSTRKDGAQIWLLPVEGGEPRQLTRISTGVSDPVWSPDGQRIAFSSSVFPECGANDSCNKAIQEKMDKGPIQAHLADELLYRHWDFWKDGKVVHTFLVDVQTGEVRDLTPGPFDAPAFSLEGGRGYAFSPDGKELCFVSNHDRDQALSTNKDLWIVPVEGGEAVNITADNPAYDADPLYSPDGRYIAYRMQKVPGYESDRFRLALYDRKTGQKRVLTEGFDNWVDDFRWSPDSRSIYFIGEVRGHFPLYRVDIQSGKIALVLDDKTIDSFEIAPDGRWFAYVRRSVAEPREVYRATVLGTGRKRLTEFNRSIQEEVDIRPAEEMWVKGAGGDSIHVFVVKPHGFDPSQKYPLILNIHGGPQSQWADAFRGDWQVYPGAGYIVAFPNPHGSTGYGQKFTEAISGDWGGKVMEDILRVADALAALPWVDENRMAAMGWSWGGYAVMWLEGHTDRFRCLAAMMGVYDLRSMYGATEELWFPEWDMRGTPWTSDLYEKFSPSNFVPNFKTPCLVITGEQDFRVPYTQSLQFFTALQRQGVPSRLIVFKNDGHWPNFVKSMPLYYAAHLDWFSRWLGGGGSPWPVEALVRNQAW from the coding sequence ATGCGCACGCGGGTATTGAACCTCGTCGCTCTGTTCCTTTGCGCCGTAGGCGTGCAAGCTGCCAGCAAACGCCCTTTCACCATTGAAGACCTCTATCGGATCAAGAACGTGGCCGATCCCCAAATCTCGCCCGACGGCCGGTACATTGCCTTCGTGGTCACCGAGTACCAGCTCCACGAGGGGAAGAGCAATTCCGATATCTGGCTAATGGCCTCCGACGGTACCGGACTGCGTCGACTCACCCACAGCGAGGAGGCGGACTGGCATCCCCGGTGGTCGCCGGACGGCAAGACGCTCCTGTTCCTCTCAACACGCAAGGACGGGGCCCAGATCTGGCTGCTCCCGGTGGAAGGAGGGGAGCCCCGTCAGCTCACCAGGATTTCCACCGGCGTCAGCGATCCCGTGTGGTCCCCCGACGGCCAGCGCATCGCCTTCTCATCGTCCGTCTTCCCTGAGTGTGGGGCCAACGACTCCTGTAACAAGGCCATCCAGGAGAAAATGGACAAAGGGCCTATTCAGGCCCACCTGGCGGACGAACTCCTCTACCGGCACTGGGATTTCTGGAAAGACGGCAAGGTGGTGCACACGTTCCTTGTGGACGTACAGACCGGCGAGGTTCGGGACCTGACGCCGGGTCCCTTCGACGCCCCCGCCTTCAGCCTGGAAGGGGGGCGCGGCTACGCATTCTCCCCCGACGGGAAGGAACTGTGCTTCGTGTCGAATCACGACAGGGACCAGGCCCTGTCCACGAACAAGGATCTGTGGATTGTGCCGGTTGAGGGGGGAGAGGCGGTGAACATTACGGCGGACAACCCGGCCTACGACGCCGACCCGCTCTACTCGCCGGACGGCCGCTACATTGCCTACCGAATGCAGAAGGTGCCCGGATACGAGTCGGATCGTTTTCGCCTGGCCCTGTACGACCGCAAGACGGGTCAGAAGCGGGTCCTCACCGAGGGCTTCGACAACTGGGTCGACGATTTTCGCTGGTCGCCAGACTCCCGATCCATCTACTTCATCGGCGAGGTCCGCGGGCACTTTCCCCTCTACCGGGTCGACATCCAGTCGGGCAAGATCGCCCTTGTCCTGGACGACAAGACCATCGACTCGTTCGAGATCGCTCCGGACGGGAGATGGTTTGCCTACGTGCGGCGTTCGGTGGCTGAGCCGCGCGAAGTCTACCGCGCTACTGTCCTGGGTACGGGACGCAAGCGTCTTACCGAGTTCAACCGATCCATCCAAGAGGAGGTGGATATCCGACCCGCGGAGGAGATGTGGGTCAAGGGTGCGGGCGGCGATAGCATCCACGTGTTTGTGGTGAAGCCCCATGGTTTCGATCCAAGCCAGAAATACCCTCTCATCCTCAATATTCACGGCGGGCCGCAAAGCCAATGGGCCGACGCCTTCCGCGGTGACTGGCAGGTCTACCCTGGAGCCGGCTACATCGTGGCTTTCCCAAATCCCCATGGGTCCACGGGCTACGGGCAGAAATTCACGGAAGCCATCTCGGGCGACTGGGGTGGGAAGGTGATGGAGGACATCCTGCGGGTCGCGGATGCCCTGGCCGCCCTCCCGTGGGTCGACGAGAATCGGATGGCCGCCATGGGCTGGAGCTGGGGCGGCTATGCCGTGATGTGGCTGGAGGGCCACACCGACCGCTTCCGGTGTCTGGCGGCCATGATGGGCGTCTACGATCTTCGCTCCATGTACGGCGCCACCGAGGAGCTCTGGTTCCCGGAATGGGACATGCGCGGTACGCCCTGGACCTCGGACCTGTACGAGAAGTTCAGCCCCTCCAACTTCGTCCCGAACTTCAAGACGCCCTGTCTGGTGATCACCGGGGAGCAGGATTTTCGCGTCCCCTACACTCAGAGCCTGCAGTTCTTCACGGCGCTACAACGACAGGGCGTGCCTTCGCGCCTGATCGTTTTCAAGAACGACGGCCACTGGCCCAACTTCGTGAAGTCGATGCCCCTCTACTACGCGGCGCACCTGGACTGGTTCAGTCGCTGGCTTGGCGGCGGGGGTAGCCCCTGGCCCGTCGAGGCACTGGTTCGCAATCAGGCCTGGTAG
- a CDS encoding TRAP transporter large permease, with protein sequence MDVPLFVLIVSFVLLLYLNVPISFCIGISTVLTIATVGGLPTFQVVAQRIATGIDSFALLAIPFFILAGALMGRGGIARRLIDFANVLVGRFRGGLSYVNILTCMLFGAISGSAVAAVSSVGGFMIPLMNQEGYDRDFNAAVSITAATTGLLIPPSNVMIVYSLATGGIVSVAAIFLAGFLPGIVVGISLMVVSGWISIRRNYGKGEKIPLRAGVSRFFRAIPPLLLVVLVLGGILGGAFTATEASAIAVIYAFLLSVLVYREVSLREVPSILLQTGVTTAVVMLLIGTSMAMSWILAYENIPQTISAALLGLTNNKYIILLIINLILLFVGTFMDMTPAVLIFTPIFLPVVEKLGMHPIHFGIVMITNLCIGLCTPPVGSCLFVGCGIANTTITNVIKPLLPFFAAMIVALLLITYVPWISLAVPAAFGFK encoded by the coding sequence ATGGACGTACCGCTTTTTGTGCTCATCGTCAGCTTTGTGCTTCTTCTCTACCTGAACGTGCCCATCTCGTTCTGCATCGGTATCTCCACGGTTCTGACGATCGCCACGGTCGGCGGACTTCCCACCTTTCAGGTCGTAGCGCAGAGGATCGCTACCGGCATCGACAGTTTTGCCCTTTTGGCGATCCCATTCTTCATCCTCGCCGGAGCCTTGATGGGCCGGGGTGGAATCGCTCGCCGGCTTATCGACTTCGCAAATGTCCTTGTGGGGCGATTCCGCGGAGGGCTCTCCTACGTGAACATCCTCACCTGCATGCTCTTCGGGGCCATCTCGGGTTCGGCAGTGGCAGCTGTCTCGTCCGTCGGGGGGTTCATGATCCCCCTGATGAATCAGGAAGGCTATGACCGAGATTTCAACGCCGCCGTGAGTATCACCGCGGCCACCACCGGACTGCTGATCCCGCCCAGCAACGTGATGATTGTGTACTCCCTGGCTACGGGCGGCATTGTCTCGGTAGCGGCGATCTTCCTGGCCGGCTTCCTTCCCGGCATCGTCGTGGGGATCTCCCTGATGGTGGTGAGCGGGTGGATCTCCATCCGGCGCAATTACGGCAAGGGGGAAAAAATCCCCCTCCGCGCCGGCGTGTCGCGGTTCTTCAGGGCTATCCCCCCGCTCCTTCTGGTCGTCCTTGTGCTCGGCGGGATTCTCGGCGGTGCCTTTACGGCTACGGAGGCGTCGGCGATCGCCGTGATCTACGCCTTTTTGCTCTCCGTGCTGGTGTACCGCGAGGTCTCCCTGCGGGAGGTACCCTCCATCCTCTTGCAGACCGGAGTGACCACGGCGGTCGTGATGCTCCTCATCGGCACCAGCATGGCGATGTCCTGGATCCTGGCCTACGAGAACATCCCTCAAACCATTTCCGCCGCCCTGCTCGGCTTGACGAACAACAAATACATCATCCTGCTCATCATCAATCTCATTCTCCTCTTCGTAGGCACCTTCATGGACATGACGCCGGCAGTCCTGATCTTCACGCCCATTTTCCTCCCTGTGGTGGAAAAGCTGGGGATGCATCCGATCCATTTCGGGATTGTGATGATCACCAATCTCTGTATTGGGCTGTGTACTCCACCGGTTGGCTCCTGCCTCTTCGTGGGTTGTGGTATTGCGAACACGACCATCACCAATGTCATCAAACCTCTGCTCCCGTTTTTTGCGGCGATGATCGTCGCTCTTCTGCTCATCACCTACGTTCCCTGGATCTCTTTGGCGGTACCGGCCGCTTTCGGATTCAAATGA
- a CDS encoding TRAP transporter small permease, with protein sequence MYGKIRGYLDHVLEGLVALAMGVLVVDVTWQVITRFVIRRPSSWTEELATFLLIWVGLLGSAVALRRGAHLGIDFFVNRMKPRNRLITELVVFSSVAAFSLTVLVGGGTELVRTTLSTGQVSPALRVQMGYVYLAVPVSGVFLALYSVESLIQRLARLLRGNFVEEVKVSLPGAVDPLN encoded by the coding sequence ATGTACGGGAAGATCCGCGGCTATCTTGACCACGTTCTGGAAGGCCTGGTTGCACTGGCAATGGGGGTTCTGGTAGTTGATGTGACCTGGCAGGTGATCACCCGCTTTGTGATCAGGCGGCCGAGCTCCTGGACGGAGGAACTGGCCACTTTCCTTCTCATCTGGGTTGGCCTGTTAGGGTCGGCTGTCGCCTTGCGGCGGGGAGCCCACCTGGGGATCGATTTCTTCGTCAACCGAATGAAGCCCCGGAACCGCCTGATCACGGAGCTGGTCGTCTTTTCCAGCGTGGCTGCTTTCTCCCTCACCGTGCTGGTCGGGGGAGGCACCGAACTTGTGCGGACGACCTTGAGCACAGGACAGGTTTCTCCTGCCCTCCGCGTTCAGATGGGGTACGTGTACTTGGCGGTACCCGTGAGCGGGGTATTCCTCGCGCTCTACAGTGTGGAATCGCTGATCCAGCGGCTGGCCAGGCTCCTCCGTGGCAACTTTGTCGAAGAAGTCAAGGTCTCATTGCCTGGAGCCGTTGATCCGCTGAACTAA
- a CDS encoding TRAP transporter substrate-binding protein, whose protein sequence is MTALAVLNLGCGGGGQKVTVLKLAHGLDITHPVHKAMVYMAERVQEKSGGRLRIDIYPNEQLGSERECIEQLQFGSLAMTKTSSSPLESFIPELAVYGLPYVFRDAEHAWKVWNGEIGKRLLAAGEKVGLKGLCYYDAGARSFYTRNRPIYTPDDLKGLKIRVQKSNVALRMIQVFGASATPIDWGELYTSLQQGVVDGAENNPPSFYTSRHYEICKYYTLDEHTRVPDVLLISTAVWKKLSPEFQQILQEAADESVPYQRQLWDEMVQRSLEEVKKAGVQIIIPDKEPFRQRAAAMYREYEGTEIGKLAKEIQAIQ, encoded by the coding sequence ATGACGGCCCTTGCCGTTCTGAATCTTGGCTGTGGAGGCGGAGGCCAGAAGGTTACGGTCCTGAAGCTGGCCCACGGGCTCGACATCACGCACCCCGTGCACAAGGCCATGGTCTACATGGCCGAGCGGGTGCAGGAGAAATCGGGGGGACGCCTGCGCATCGATATCTACCCGAACGAGCAGCTGGGTAGCGAGCGGGAATGCATCGAGCAGTTGCAGTTCGGAAGCCTCGCCATGACCAAGACCTCGAGCAGCCCATTGGAAAGCTTTATCCCCGAGCTGGCCGTCTACGGCCTGCCCTACGTGTTCCGGGATGCCGAGCACGCGTGGAAAGTGTGGAATGGCGAGATCGGAAAGCGGTTGCTCGCCGCAGGGGAGAAGGTAGGGCTAAAGGGCCTTTGCTACTACGACGCGGGCGCCAGGAGTTTCTACACCCGCAACCGGCCGATCTACACGCCGGATGATCTGAAAGGGTTAAAGATCCGGGTGCAAAAGAGCAATGTAGCCCTGCGGATGATCCAGGTTTTCGGCGCCTCGGCTACACCCATCGACTGGGGGGAGTTGTACACCTCTCTCCAGCAGGGGGTGGTCGACGGGGCGGAAAACAACCCGCCCAGCTTCTACACCAGCCGCCACTACGAGATCTGCAAGTACTACACGCTGGATGAGCACACACGGGTGCCGGATGTGCTATTGATCAGCACGGCCGTGTGGAAAAAGCTAAGCCCCGAATTCCAGCAGATCCTGCAAGAAGCCGCAGACGAATCCGTCCCCTACCAGAGGCAACTCTGGGATGAGATGGTGCAGCGCTCCCTGGAAGAGGTCAAGAAGGCGGGGGTTCAGATCATCATCCCCGACAAGGAACCCTTCCGTCAGCGAGCGGCGGCCATGTATCGGGAATACGAAGGCACGGAAATCGGCAAGCTTGCCAAGGAGATTCAAGCGATCCAGTGA
- a CDS encoding MerR family transcriptional regulator codes for MASGFDAHEPVLTIGLAAERAGTSVPTLRMYEMEGLVIPFRTESGRRLYSYEDIRRFHCIRQLLHEEGLNLAGIRRLASLIPCWKLPGKPGGTHCQQENCPSQLEHREPCWVVMRRQGLRKDHQCRNCLVYRRALVCTREMKQLYREVLAEVQESKLLQVLERHLTLPEEDRS; via the coding sequence ATGGCAAGCGGATTTGATGCGCACGAACCCGTCCTGACGATTGGGCTTGCGGCCGAACGAGCAGGGACCTCCGTCCCTACCCTGCGGATGTACGAAATGGAGGGCCTTGTCATTCCCTTCCGGACGGAATCCGGCAGGAGACTTTACTCCTATGAGGATATCCGCCGTTTCCACTGTATCCGGCAGCTTCTCCACGAGGAGGGGCTGAACCTGGCCGGAATACGTAGACTGGCCAGTTTGATCCCGTGCTGGAAGCTGCCAGGCAAACCCGGTGGCACCCATTGCCAGCAGGAAAACTGTCCAAGCCAGCTGGAACATCGGGAACCCTGCTGGGTGGTGATGCGGCGCCAGGGCCTGCGCAAAGACCATCAATGCCGCAACTGTCTGGTCTACCGGCGCGCTCTGGTTTGCACGCGCGAGATGAAGCAGCTCTATCGGGAAGTTCTGGCGGAAGTCCAAGAAAGCAAGCTGCTTCAGGTGCTTGAGCGCCACCTGACGCTGCCGGAAGAAGACCGAAGCTGA
- a CDS encoding cytochrome c family protein yields the protein MRKIAAAIGLALVLAIAGAASYSQQKAFQYVGVTKCKMCHQLKARGEQFQKWQASPHAKAYEVLATEQAKSVASKAGVQGDPQKAAECLKCHVTAYDAPASAKSATYKMEEGVTCEACHGPGSEYFKMNVMKDLYEGKIQPATVGMIVPDEKLCKTCHNEKSPTYKPFTYQQALAKIAHPVPKQ from the coding sequence ATGAGGAAGATCGCTGCAGCGATAGGCCTAGCCCTGGTTTTGGCCATTGCAGGTGCCGCGAGTTATTCACAGCAGAAGGCTTTTCAGTACGTGGGGGTGACCAAGTGCAAGATGTGCCACCAGCTCAAAGCGAGGGGAGAGCAGTTCCAGAAGTGGCAGGCCAGCCCTCACGCTAAGGCGTACGAGGTGCTGGCCACTGAGCAGGCCAAGAGCGTGGCGAGCAAGGCCGGAGTCCAGGGCGACCCTCAGAAGGCTGCCGAGTGCCTCAAGTGCCACGTGACGGCTTACGATGCCCCCGCTTCCGCCAAGTCGGCCACCTACAAAATGGAGGAAGGGGTGACCTGCGAGGCTTGCCACGGGCCTGGGTCCGAGTACTTCAAGATGAACGTAATGAAGGATCTCTACGAGGGCAAGATCCAGCCTGCCACGGTGGGCATGATCGTACCGGATGAGAAACTCTGCAAGACTTGCCACAACGAGAAGAGCCCGACCTACAAGCCGTTTACCTACCAGCAGGCTTTGGCCAAGATCGCTCATCCCGTGCCAAAGCAATAG
- a CDS encoding MBL fold metallo-hydrolase: MRSSNSLADRRRSPYLALAATLSFFLTTSRALDGRGGEMDVKKIHWLGHASFRVEVGAKQLYLDPYKLPPNVPKADFILITHAHFDHFSKEDLEKIRTPETMFVAPRDVAAQLQGRVTAVSPGDTVTVGELQVIAVPAYNVGKRFHPRESGWVGYVIRLPDGGRLYHAGDTDFIPEMRKVQTDVALLPIGGTYTMDAKQAAEAAAAIKASVTIPMHWGDIVGSQKDVEEFRKNYKGKVLVLTPER, encoded by the coding sequence GTGCGCAGCAGCAATTCGCTCGCCGACCGCCGGCGCTCGCCGTACCTTGCGCTGGCGGCAACACTGAGCTTCTTCCTAACAACCAGTCGGGCCTTAGACGGGAGGGGAGGAGAAATGGACGTCAAGAAGATCCACTGGCTCGGGCACGCCAGCTTCCGCGTTGAAGTCGGAGCGAAGCAGCTGTATCTGGATCCGTACAAACTGCCCCCCAACGTTCCCAAGGCCGACTTCATCTTGATCACCCACGCCCACTTCGACCACTTTTCCAAAGAAGACCTGGAGAAAATCCGAACTCCGGAGACGATGTTCGTGGCGCCGCGGGATGTGGCGGCCCAGTTGCAGGGGCGGGTGACGGCTGTTAGCCCCGGCGATACGGTGACCGTAGGGGAGCTGCAGGTGATTGCGGTCCCGGCCTACAACGTGGGCAAGCGCTTCCACCCGAGGGAGAGCGGGTGGGTAGGTTACGTGATCCGCCTGCCGGACGGGGGGCGGCTCTACCATGCCGGCGATACGGACTTCATCCCGGAGATGAGGAAAGTGCAAACGGATGTGGCCCTTCTTCCCATTGGCGGGACGTACACGATGGACGCCAAGCAAGCCGCGGAGGCCGCCGCCGCCATCAAGGCCTCGGTGACGATCCCGATGCACTGGGGCGACATCGTCGGTTCCCAGAAAGATGTGGAGGAGTTCCGCAAGAACTACAAGGGGAAGGTCCTGGTCCTGACCCCAGAACGGTAG
- a CDS encoding Lrp/AsnC ligand binding domain-containing protein, with translation MSVKAYVLIETSRGRHKDVETTLRSVPQVKAAHCVIGPYDVIAFVEGEDLPEVESVVVDRVHSIDGVVRTTTCLVV, from the coding sequence ATGAGCGTGAAGGCCTACGTGCTGATCGAGACAAGCCGGGGGCGACACAAGGATGTGGAGACGACGTTGCGCAGCGTCCCCCAGGTGAAAGCTGCACACTGCGTCATCGGTCCGTACGACGTGATCGCCTTTGTGGAAGGGGAGGACCTGCCGGAAGTGGAGTCGGTGGTCGTTGACCGTGTGCACAGCATCGACGGCGTGGTGAGGACCACTACCTGCCTCGTTGTGTGA